Proteins encoded together in one Halorubellus sp. JP-L1 window:
- a CDS encoding lysostaphin resistance A-like protein: MTAWTAFASVAGVVTVLLLALSHATSQRFDGPSADDSVDAVGERVDAVGEHVDAVGECEDVADDSVAEGGEMGEVPRLSQPLLLLNVALSQGAFGVVLVVAAVLASVPRTALGVADQHFSVLAVVLGVAFGTVLYAANEVGGSVADAYGFGRGDELRELLAPASRTGWVILLGGVLPVVATFEELLFRGVLVGAFAAGAGVSPWLLVVPASILFGLGHGTQGRMGVVVTTALGAVLAAAFVVTGSLLVVVVAHYLVNALEFVVHEHELGHASG, encoded by the coding sequence GTGACGGCGTGGACGGCGTTCGCGTCGGTCGCGGGCGTCGTCACGGTTCTCTTGCTCGCGCTCTCGCACGCGACGAGCCAGCGCTTCGACGGACCGTCGGCGGACGACTCGGTCGACGCGGTCGGCGAGCGCGTGGACGCAGTCGGCGAGCACGTCGACGCGGTCGGGGAGTGCGAGGACGTCGCAGACGACAGCGTCGCCGAAGGCGGCGAGATGGGCGAGGTGCCGCGGCTCTCGCAGCCGCTGCTCCTTTTGAACGTCGCGCTCTCGCAGGGGGCGTTCGGGGTCGTGCTGGTCGTGGCGGCGGTGCTGGCGTCCGTGCCGCGTACGGCGCTGGGGGTCGCGGACCAGCACTTCTCGGTGCTCGCGGTCGTCCTCGGCGTCGCGTTCGGAACGGTACTGTACGCGGCGAACGAGGTTGGGGGGTCGGTCGCGGACGCGTACGGGTTCGGTCGCGGCGACGAGCTCCGCGAGTTGCTGGCGCCGGCGTCCCGAACGGGGTGGGTGATCCTCCTCGGTGGCGTGCTCCCGGTCGTCGCGACGTTCGAGGAACTGCTCTTTCGCGGTGTGCTCGTCGGGGCGTTCGCGGCCGGCGCGGGCGTGTCGCCGTGGCTGCTCGTCGTTCCGGCCTCGATCCTGTTCGGGCTCGGACACGGCACTCAGGGCCGGATGGGCGTCGTCGTCACGACTGCGCTCGGGGCGGTGCTCGCGGCCGCCTTCGTCGTCACGGGGAGCCTGCTGGTCGTCGTCGTCGCGCACTACCTCGTGAACGCCCTGGAGTTCGTCGTCCACGAGCACGAGCTCGGCCACGCGAGCGGTTGA